The Chlorocebus sabaeus isolate Y175 chromosome 11, mChlSab1.0.hap1, whole genome shotgun sequence genomic interval AAACAtactaaaatagaaatattttgaattaaatcaAAACAATTCTAAGGATGTGCCATTAACAAGTCAAATAAATACTTgaaacaaatatacaaacaacatatagacttttaaaatatgaccAAAATAAGTCATACAAATCCAAAGATACTGAGTGGCTATGCTAATAGTACAAATAATGTTATATAATTAAGAATGGGAGGAGAAAAATAAGGCATCAAAGACATATGGGATTTACTGGAAAGGTCAGATGTGCATATTCCTCAAAccccagagagaaagagaaagagaaagagagaggaaagagtgaAGCTGAATCAATAGTTGAAGAAATAATTGCCAATAATTTTTCAAAGGTAATGCCCTGCCTTAACTCACATATGTAGATTAACTAAAAGCAAGACATACATAAAGGAAACAATACCTAGATGTATTATAAGTGAAACTAAAGGCAAATGCAGTCTTTAAGATAGCtagttaaaaaatattaatatcaaaggagcaataataaataatactaatatatCTGATTTCTCAACAAAACTGTTGCAAATATAGACAGTACATTAATCTTTACAGTGCTGAGGGAACATTACTCTATATTCAAGACTCATAAAATTCTATAGTACTCAAGAATTCCATACTCGTAAAAATGATTTAAGGTGATAACAAAAATGGGAAGTTTGTCAATATAGAGtcctgtactaaaaataatataaaattgattTCTTCAGTCAGAAGGAAAAAGAACCAAGAGATGAACATGAAAATGTAGAAAAGAGTAAAGAATACTGCAAAGGGAAACCTATGGGTGAACATAAATGAATAGTATCCAtacaaaactgaatttaaaaagacatttgtaATTTGACATAATTGCAGAACTAAAACatataacaataaaatacaaaagtcagaaagggagaaataagGTTAAAGTCAATCAACTGGATGCAGGATTCAAAATCTTGGAATAATATGGTCACTTGATCATTCCTATTAGAAAATCATCCCGTTGGGTAAATTCAGAGACAGCAAGAGTGTGAAGTGATTTCCATTCTGTACCTCACATGTCTCTTCaattaataaaggaaatcaaGTAATTAGTAGACTCACAGAAGAAGTGAAAGGACCCCAATTCCCTTCATGACCAGTATCTTCAGTTACCCGGCTCTGGAGCCACAAAATTACTTTGAAGAAATGGCCATGTTGAGTGTTCGTAGGGATCCATtatataaagtctatttttttttttttttttttttttttgacatccaACGAACTCTGAACTTTTTATTGGCCTCCTGCTCCCCAAAGGGtaccctgcttctgctggcttaaTGCCTCAGAACTTTGGTGTCGTTGGTCTCAGACACCACTTTGCCATCCACTATCCGGCGGGTGGTGGTCTTTTGGATGGTTTGCATGGAGTTGCTGCTGTCCAAGGCATCACCAAGATTGAATTCCTCGCCATCTTCCAGCAGGCGGCGGTAGGTGGCGATCTCAGCTTCCAGCTTGACCTTGATGTTCAGCAGGGCCTCATACTCCTGGGCCTGTCGCTGTCCCTCTGCCCGGGTCTGTGCCAGCTCTGACTCCAGGTGCAGCAGGATCCCATTGAGCTGCTCCATCTGTAGGGCATAGCgggcctccacctccctcaggctgttctccaagCTGGCCTTTAGATTTCTCATGGAGTCCAGGTCGATCTCCAAGGACTGGACTGTACGTCTCAGCTCTGTGAGCGTCGTCTCAGCAGCTCCAACCTCGGCGGACTGTGTGGTGACCACTGTGGTGCTCTCCTCAATCTGCTGAGACCAGTACTTGTCTAGCTCCTCTTGGTTCTTCCGAGCCAGCTCGTCATATTGGGCCCGGATGTCTGCCATGATCTTGGCAAGGTCCTGAGATTTGGGGGCATCTACCTCCACGGTCAACCCAGAGCTGGCAATCTGGGCTTGTAGGCCTTTTACTTCCTCTTCGTGGTTCTTCTTCATGAAGAGCAGCTCCTCCTTGAGAGCCTCAATCTCTGTCTCCAGCTGCAGTCGAGTGACATTGGTGCCATCAATGACTTTGCGGAGCCCATGGATGTCGTTCTCCACAGACTGGCGCATGGCCAGCTCTGTCTCATACTTGACTCTAAAGTCATCAGCAGCAAGACGGGCATTGTCAATCTGCAGAACGATGCGGGCATTGTCCACAGTATTTGCGAAGATCTGAGCTCTCAGGTCCTCGATGATCTTGAAGTAATGGCTCCAGTCTCTGACCTGGGGTCCCTTCTTCTCCAAGTGCTCCCGGATTTTGCTCTCCAGCCTCCGGTTCTCGGTCTCCAGGCTCCTCACTCTGTCCAGGTAAGAGGCCAGGCGGTCGTTCAGGCTTTGCATGGTCTCCTTCTCGTTCTGGATGCCTCCCATTCCTGCCAGACCCCCGGCCATCCCTGAGGCCAGGCCCCCGGACCCCATGCCGCCCCAGAAGCTGGTGGAGCGGGACACGGAGATCCGGGAGCCAGAACCCCCGGCGCCTGCATAGACACTGGCCGCGCTGCTGACCGGCCGGGCGCCGTAGCTGGGCGCTTGGACAGAGCCCAGGGACCGGTAGTTGGTAGAGAAGGTGGAGCGAGTGGTGAAGCTCATGCTGTATGGGAGGAAGGCGAGAGGACAGGACTGAGGCTTTGCCGActataaagtctattttattcCATAGTCATTGCAACTGAGTTGTTACAATGAATCAATTTAGTTTTTGTGATGGTTAGTTTTCTGTGTCAACTTGGCAAAACTGAGGTTTTCCTGAGGAAGAAAAATTTGCCTCAAGTTGACAGTATCAATTGCATGTATTTTTAGCCTCGTGGGCTAGACATACACATTGCAAACTTGCTAGCCCATAATTATTTCAGCCAGTTTTGTTAAATAAATCCCAATCTCAATCTCagtatctttctctttctatatatatatacacacacacatacacacatgcacacacacagagctctttctgtttctgtgtagaATTCTATGgctaaatatatatgcttttGCTAATATATTTGATGTGACGTATATTTTCCTATGAGTTTTCTAATtactaaatgaatttttaaaatcttaaattcattcatttcctcAATTGATTATTAACTTCATTATAGGTAAAAAGTAGaagcactttttctttttagtgtgtTTTATATAGAGCTTAAGAACATGTCTCCTAAGTTTTGTGGGCATGTTTCACTTAGCTACTGCTTTACACAAGTCCAGTGGTAGTCATAGCATTGTGTGAGTAAATATTGGGCTAATCTCCCAAACGGCACCATAACAACCATATTAGCAAAAACTCCACAATTATTTTGATGAGTATTGGGTGGGTGTTCAATGTTCAAAGTATTTAGGCcaagggcggtggctcatgcctgtaatcctagcactctgggaggtcgagatgggaggatcacgaggtcaggagatcaagtccatcctggctaacacagtgaaacagtgtctttaataaaaatgcaaaaaaattagccaggtgtggtggcaggcacctgtagtcccagctactcaggaggctgaggcaggagaatggcatgaactcaggaggcagagcttgcagtgaacagagatcacgccactgcatttcagcctgggcaacagagcgagactctgtctcaaaagaaaaaaaaaatgctgtttttcatgtttataaattttatgtagaAGGCCATTCTCAAAAACAAGTTTATTATATCACTATTAATGTCTTCAAACAAATTTATTATATCACTATTAATGTCTTCCTGTCTTTccactttctaaaatatatacaattcaaGAAAGCCATTATCCAGACCTTTTCAATGataactctaattttttttttccaattttatttcaaaaaacagaatatccctaAATCCTCTTTAACTGCAGCCTACCATGTAAGAAGTATGTTGTTTTTAGGgtaacaaaatattatatttagagATTTTGAATGCTACTTCTACCCCTTGCTTTGCTCTTCTGCTATTATGTGTGTTAGTCAATTACAGTACACTGTGGAAACCTTTGTCTTAAAGTCATTAAAGCAATCAGACTTGATAAACACTACAGACATCAAAATGGCTGTCTAATGAGAGTaaaattctttattcattttttacttcattttgtaTATAGTTACTAGAATCGGATGCCTTTGATCACATACACTAGTTTGGTTTTAACAGTTGTTAAGAAAATATTCAAGTCTCCTAAGATGCTATAGGGGTACACttgaataaatgtgtttttgaatagtagaaatttttacaaaattctcAGTTTTTAGACACTAAAAACCATGGATGCAAAAATATGTGTGATTAATATTTCTGGACTTGTGTAAATAAACAttcatacaatttaaaaataatgccaaATATCTCAAGCTTTTGATTTTAGGTAATCAactaaactcatttattttccaaaaagaaaaagatgttttctgtTATTGACAAGTAA includes:
- the LOC103238803 gene encoding keratin, type I cytoskeletal 18 — protein: MSFTTRSTFSTNYRSLGSVQAPSYGARPVSSAASVYAGAGGSGSRISVSRSTSFWGGMGSGGLASGMAGGLAGMGGIQNEKETMQSLNDRLASYLDRVRSLETENRRLESKIREHLEKKGPQVRDWSHYFKIIEDLRAQIFANTVDNARIVLQIDNARLAADDFRVKYETELAMRQSVENDIHGLRKVIDGTNVTRLQLETEIEALKEELLFMKKNHEEEVKGLQAQIASSGLTVEVDAPKSQDLAKIMADIRAQYDELARKNQEELDKYWSQQIEESTTVVTTQSAEVGAAETTLTELRRTVQSLEIDLDSMRNLKASLENSLREVEARYALQMEQLNGILLHLESELAQTRAEGQRQAQEYEALLNIKVKLEAEIATYRRLLEDGEEFNLGDALDSSNSMQTIQKTTTRRIVDGKVVSETNDTKVLRH